CATGGCGTCATGCAGGCGGCCGCGATCGGCCGGGTGGTGGCGCAGGAGGTGCTGGGCGAGAAGACGTTCATCGACATCGATCCGCTGCGCTTCGAGCGCTTCTCGCATGGCTCCACGCAGGTCAAAGACCTTCAGGTCTGAGCAGAGGAGTTCTGGAACAGACAGGCTCCCCACCGGTCAATCCGTGTGGGGAGCCTGCGAGACCTGGGGTTACTTCGGCAGCAGGTGGTACAGCTCGATCCCGCGCGCGGTGCGATCCTTGAAGCCCGTCCAGGAGGTGTCGTCGGGCTTGGGGGTGCCGTCGGCGTTGCGGCTGAACTTGATGTCGTTCGAGTGCTGCACCGGCACGTTCAGGTAGGTGGCGGCGGCGGCCTGGCCCTTGAGTTTCAGGTTCAGGAACGCGGTCACGAAGTGCTCGTTGAGGTTGTTCAGGCGGCCCATGTCCCACGCGGGTTCGGCGTAGTGCATGTAATCGTCGAAGGAGTTCAACGCCGCGGCCGGGGGCGGGTTCGGGGCGGCGTTGTGCGCGGCGTTCTCGTATACGACCATGTACCGCTCGGCGTTCACGGCGTTCTCGAACAGGGGTTTCACGCCGCCCTCGTAGAAGGCCACGTCATCGCGGTCGCCGACGATGAACAGGGTGGGCACCTTCAGGTTCTGCAGTCCGGCGTCCTCCCAGAATCCGTACTTGCCGCCGAAGTTCACGCCGATGGCCTTCACGGCGGCGTCTCCCCCCCAGGGTGCGAAGGCGACGACCGCCTTGATGCGCGGATCGACCGTGAAGTTCCCCACCTGCCGCTGCGTGAAGGCCCCGCCGGGCACCAGTGGGGCCATCTGCGGGCCGTAGCCGGCGCCGGCCGCGTTCAGCGCGCCGTAGCCGCCCATCGAGTAGCCCACGATGGCGGTCTGGTCGGCGTTCACGACATTGCTCAGGAAGGAACCGCTGGCCGACTGGCCTAAGCGCGCCATCTCGCCGAGCACGAAGGTGTCGTCCAGGGCGCGGTTGACCAGGGTGCTGGCGAACGCGGCCTTGTCGCCGTGCGTGGAGTCGGTGTGGTCGATGGACGCGACGATGTACCCCTTGCTGGCGAGGTTCTCGGCCAGGTAGGACATCAGGTACCGGCTGCCGGGGTAACCGTGCGAGAGGATCACCAGCGGGAACGGCCCGGCCTGCACGGCGGGCGCGTCGCGGGTGGCGCGGCCCGGCGTCTCGAAGGGCGTGTTCGGGCGCTTGGGGTCCCCAGGGCCACTGCCGAGCACGTCCTGGTACGTGGTGCTGCCACTGCCGCTCACGCCGGGCGCGGGGTACCAGACTTCCACGGTCAGAGGCCGGTCGTACAGCGGGATGGCGCCGTCCTTGGGGGCGTGCACGATGTCCTGCTGGCCCGAATGGACGAGCTTCAGCGTGCGGACGCCGACGGCGTACTGCCCGCGCGCCGCGAGTTCCGGGGCGTCCGGGCGCAGATCGCCGGGCACGGTCAGCGGGGCAGGCATGGTCTGGGCGCGTGCCGGGAGCACGCTGGCGGGGATGAGCAGGGCGCAGGTCAGGAGCAGGCGGGATCGCTTCATGGAACAACCTCCAGGGTGCCGTCACCCATGACAGGTGATCAGCCGGGTCGAACAGATGTTCAGTGCTGTGCCCAGCCTACCCTCCCGCCGCACCGTCAGGCCATCGTCAAGAAGAAATGAAGATGCCGGGGCAGTGTGCCTGCCCCACCGCGTTACTTCTCGGTGGGGTGAGGGCCGTTCAGATGGTGCAGCTCAATCCCCACGGCACTGCGCGGCGGAAAGCCCGGCCACGGACGGTTCGGCCCCGCGTCATTCGAGCGGGGCGTCGGCACGTCCAGATACGCGGCGGCGTCGGCCCGGCCCCGCAGATGGCCGTCCAGGAACGCGGTGATGAAGTGCTGGTTGAGGTTGTTCAGGCGCGTGGTGTCCCACGCGGGTTCCGCGAAACGCATGAAGTCGTCGTGGCCCACACCGGAGGCCAGCGTGGACGGCATGGCGTTCGGCGCGACGTTGTGCCGCGCGTTCTGGTACACGATGAGCACGCGCTCGGCGTTCACCACGTGCTCGAACAGCGCCTTCACGCCGCCCTCGAAACCGGACACGTCGTCCAGGTCACCCGTGATGAACAGCGTGGGCACCCGCAGGGCTCCCAGGCCCTCGGCGTCCCAGAAGCCGTGCGGGCCACCATTGGGAATGCTGGCGGTTCTCACGGCCGTGTCGCCTCCCCAGGGCGCCAGCACCGCGACGGCCTTGATGCGCGGATCGATGGTGTACGCGCCGGTCAGCCGCGCCGCGAGCGCGCCCCCCGGCACCAGTCCCAGCAGGTTCGGGGCGAAGCCCGCCCCGGCCGCGTTCAGGGCACCGTAACCGCCCATGGAGTACCCGATCAGGCCCGTGTGGGAGGGATCGACCGCGCCCTCCAGCGGGGACGCGCTGCCGGGAGCCCCGAGGCGGGCGAGTTCCTCCAGCGTGAACAGGATGTCCGTGGGCCGGTGGAGCAGCGTGACGGCAAACGGCCCCTGATCCGCGAAGGTGCTGCCCGTGTGGTCGATGGCGGCCACCACGTAGCCCTTGCTCGCCAGGTTCTCGGTGAGGTTCGTCAGGAAGTACCGGCTGCCCGGATAGCCGTGCGAGACGATCAGCAGCGGGAAGGAGCCGCCCTCCAGGGCCGGCGCGTCCCGCCACGCCCGGCCCAACACCTCCAGTGGCAGGGCACCGGGCAGGACGTCCTCATAGGTCTCCTGGCCACTGCCGCTCACGCCGGGCGTGGGGTACCAGACCTCCACGGTCAGGGGCCGGTCGCGGCGCGGCAGCTCACCGCCGGTCAGTTCCGCCGTCACGTCCGGCTGGGCCGGGTTCAGCAGATGCAGCGTCCGGACGCCCACCGCATGCGGGCCGCGCGGCGCGAGGGCCGGAGCGTCCGGCCGGGCATCGCCGGGCACGAAGAAAGCGGTGGACTCGGACGGCAGGCTGGAGGTCATGCCCTGGATGATAGAGGCGCGGCGTGGCAGACCCCTACAGCAGTACGACCTGCACGTCGTCGCCCGCTGCGACCGGCTGCCCCTCCGGCACGATCACCAGCGCGTCCGCGTCGCTCAGAGAACGCAGGATGCCGCTGCCCTGCCTGCCGTAATCGCGCACCTGCCCGCCCTCGATCACGCCCCGCCAGAAGGCCGCCTTGTCCGGCAGCGCCCGGAAGGGCGTGGCCGCGCGCAGTGTCAGCGCCTGGACTGGCAGGCCGGTCAGCGCCGGGCGGACGATCACGTGGAACACCACCAGCGAACTGACCGGGTTGCCCGGCAGGCCGATCACCGGGAGGCCCTGCCACCCACCCAGCAGCGCGGGGCCACCGGGACGCATGCGTACCTTCCAGAACGCCACCCGGCCGTGCTCGATCAGCAGGTCGCGCAT
The Deinococcus sp. KSM4-11 DNA segment above includes these coding regions:
- a CDS encoding alpha/beta fold hydrolase — protein: MKRSRLLLTCALLIPASVLPARAQTMPAPLTVPGDLRPDAPELAARGQYAVGVRTLKLVHSGQQDIVHAPKDGAIPLYDRPLTVEVWYPAPGVSGSGSTTYQDVLGSGPGDPKRPNTPFETPGRATRDAPAVQAGPFPLVILSHGYPGSRYLMSYLAENLASKGYIVASIDHTDSTHGDKAAFASTLVNRALDDTFVLGEMARLGQSASGSFLSNVVNADQTAIVGYSMGGYGALNAAGAGYGPQMAPLVPGGAFTQRQVGNFTVDPRIKAVVAFAPWGGDAAVKAIGVNFGGKYGFWEDAGLQNLKVPTLFIVGDRDDVAFYEGGVKPLFENAVNAERYMVVYENAAHNAAPNPPPAAALNSFDDYMHYAEPAWDMGRLNNLNEHFVTAFLNLKLKGQAAAATYLNVPVQHSNDIKFSRNADGTPKPDDTSWTGFKDRTARGIELYHLLPK
- a CDS encoding dienelactone hydrolase, whose protein sequence is MTSSLPSESTAFFVPGDARPDAPALAPRGPHAVGVRTLHLLNPAQPDVTAELTGGELPRRDRPLTVEVWYPTPGVSGSGQETYEDVLPGALPLEVLGRAWRDAPALEGGSFPLLIVSHGYPGSRYFLTNLTENLASKGYVVAAIDHTGSTFADQGPFAVTLLHRPTDILFTLEELARLGAPGSASPLEGAVDPSHTGLIGYSMGGYGALNAAGAGFAPNLLGLVPGGALAARLTGAYTIDPRIKAVAVLAPWGGDTAVRTASIPNGGPHGFWDAEGLGALRVPTLFITGDLDDVSGFEGGVKALFEHVVNAERVLIVYQNARHNVAPNAMPSTLASGVGHDDFMRFAEPAWDTTRLNNLNQHFITAFLDGHLRGRADAAAYLDVPTPRSNDAGPNRPWPGFPPRSAVGIELHHLNGPHPTEK